A single genomic interval of Alligator mississippiensis isolate rAllMis1 chromosome 15, rAllMis1, whole genome shotgun sequence harbors:
- the LOC106738080 gene encoding LOW QUALITY PROTEIN: NACHT, LRR and PYD domains-containing protein 3 (The sequence of the model RefSeq protein was modified relative to this genomic sequence to represent the inferred CDS: deleted 1 base in 1 codon; substituted 1 base at 1 genomic stop codon), with translation MLHVSNPGYREKYTAHIQDKYGAIKDRNSLLGENVILNSRYTKLIIVKERRARKERQHEIMTSGQRHAEIMSEQKRSITIGDLFAADEKGKTPRIAVLLGAAGIGKTLTAKKIMFDWEAGKLYNKKFDYVFYINCREVNFDTEQGSVANLILRNCPDQHALIQAMLGNPERLLFIIDGFDELRLSLDQPEESLCSDPWEKKPMEIVLSSLVQKKVLEKCSLLITTRPAALEELRQCLHNERYAEILGFSETERREYFDKYFGDKGKARKALNFVKENEMLFTMCFVPIVCWIVCTVIKQQMDEGEELAQTSTTVTGVYLLYLYDLLKDPRRKSKXLLQTNLKGLCSLAADGVCSQKILFEEELKKHGVDTSDSLFLNENLFQKSTDCECLYSFIHLSFQEFFAALFYALEEAAAAVDKGSGNDIKALTALIAHYGKSRNHLMLTVRFLFGLLNEERMKGIEKKLSCKMSLKIKPKLLKWITTKPKKTFGIARAELEEFHCLYEIQEENFVQSAPSHLPAVKLSFHMFTQMDQEVLAFRVKNCHQLESLLLNSCEFRYEGLNEDVSRSQKQPPL, from the exons ATGCTTCATGTCTCTAACCCTGGTTACAGGGAGAAGTACACTGCACACATACAGGACAAGTATGGAGCAATCAAAGACAGGAACTCTCTTCTTGGTGAGAATGTAATTCTAAACAGCAGATATACCAAGCTGATTATTGTAAAGGAAAGACgtgccagaaaagaaagacaacaTGAAATAATGACCTCTGGACAGAGACATGCAGAAATCATGTCTGAGCAGAAGAGATCCATCACCATTGGTGACTTATTTGCAGCTGATGAGAAGGGGAAAACTCCGCGAATTGCTGTgttgctgggagctgcagggattGGGAAAACACTGACTGCAAAAAAGATCATGTTTGACTGGGAGGCTGGAAAGCTTTACAACAAGAAGTTTGATTATGTTTTCTACATAAACTGCAGAGAAGTGAACTTTGACACTGAGCAGGGAAGTGTTGCAAATCTGATCCTAAGAAATTGTCCTGATCAACATGCACTGATTCAAGCAATGTTGGGGAATCCAGAGAGACTCCTGTTCATAATCGATGGTTTTGATGAACTGAGATTGTCCTTGGATCAGCCGGAAGAGAGTCTGTGCTCTGATCCCTGGGAGAAGAAACCAATGGAAATCGTGCTGAGCAGTTTAGTCCAGAAAAAAGTCCTTGAGAAATGCTCCTTACTCATTACTACAAGACCAGCTGCTTTGGAGGAGCTCAGGCAGTGCTTGCACAATGAGCGCTACGCTGAAATCCTGGGGTTTTCAGAAACTGAGAGGAGAGAATACTTTGACAAGTATTTTGGCGATAAAGGGAAAGCAAGAAAAGCCTTgaattttgtaaaagaaaatgaaatgctcTTCACCATGTGCTTTGTCCCCATTGTCTGTTGGATCGTCTGCACTGTCATCAAGCAGCAGATGGATGAGGGTGAAGAACTTGCACAGACTTCGACAACAGTCACAGGAGTGTACCTGCTCTACCTTTACGATTTACTGAAGGATCCAAGAAGGAAGTCAAAGTAACTCCTACAAACTAACTTGAAAGGACTTTGCTCCTTGGCTGCAGATGGGGTCTGCAGCCAGAAAATCCTGTTCGAAGAAGAGCTTAAGAAGCATGGCGTAGACACATCCGACTCCCTCTTTCTGAATGAGAACCTTTTTCAAAAAAGCACTGACTGTGAATGTCTCTACAGCTTCATCCACTTGTCTTTTCAAGAGTTTTTTGCAGCTTTGTTTTATGctctggaagaagcagcagcagcagtagacaAAGGCTCAGGAAATGACATAAAAGCTTTGACAGCTTTGATAGCCCACTACGGGAAATCTAGAAATCATTTAATGTTAACAGTGAGATTTCTGTTTGGTCTCTTAAATGAAGAGAGAATGAAGGGCATTGAG AAAAAACTGAGCTGCAAAATGTCATTGAAAATTAAACCAAAATTACTGAAATGGATTACAACAAAACCCAAAAAGACCTTTGGAATCGCAAGGGCAGAG CTTGAGGAATTTCACTGTTTGTATGAAATTCAAGAAGAAAATTTTGTGCAAAGTGCACCGAGTCATTTACCAGCTGTGAAGTTAAGTTTTCATATGTTTACCCAAATGGATCAAGAGGTGCTTGCGTTCCGGGTAAAAAACTGCCACCAATTAGAATCACTTCTTCTAAATTCTTGTGAATTCAGATATGAAGGCCTAAATGAAGATGTTTCAAGATCCCAAAAGCAGCCTCCTCTGTAA
- the LOC102567039 gene encoding olfactory receptor 6F1-like: MGKQNDTTVMEFILLGFPGSLYLKVSIFILFLLMYILTVIGNVAIVALVMANHHLHTPMYFLLCNLSFLEIWYTTTSIPKTLAIFLGKSRTISFHSCLVQMYFIFSFGCTEYFLLAVMAYDRYLAICYPLRYSSIMSNTVSIQLAIACWVCGFLVISIPASLISRLSFCGPNVINHFLCNIDSWIILSCTDTHTVETTAFIISVVVILGSCIITLLSYIYIISTILRIPSAKGQQKAFSTCSSHLAVVIIWYGSTIFLFVKPSARSSLELTKIVTILNTIVTPLLNPFIYALRNREVKETLYNVFHGT, from the coding sequence ATGGGAAAACAAAATGATACCACTGTGATGGAATTCATTCTCTTGGGCTTCCCTGGATCCCTCTATTTGAAGGTCTCCATCTTTATCCTCTTCCTTCTCATGTACATCCTGACAGTGATTGGAAATGTCGCTATCGTAGCCCTTGTAATGGCCAACCAccacctccacacccccatgtactttctTCTCTGCAATCTGTCTTTCCTAGAAATATGGTACACAACGACTTCTATTCCCAAGACCCTTGCAATTTTCCTAGGGAAAAGCAGAACTATCTCCTTCCACAGCTGCCTCGTGCAGATGTACTTCATTTTCTCCTTTGGCTGCACAGAATATTTCCTCTTGGCTGTCATGGCCTATGATCGCTATTTGGCCATATGTTACCCATTGCGCTATAGCTCTATTATGAGCAATACCGTGTCTATACAGCTGGCCATTGCATGTTGGGTGTGTGGTTTCCTGGTTATCTCAATACCAGCATCTCTGATCAGTAGGTTGTCCTTCTGTGGTCCTAATGTCATTAACCATTTCCTTTGCAACATAGATTCCTGGATAATCCTGtcttgcacagacacacacacagttgaGACAACAGCGTTCATCATCTCAGTGGTTGTCATCCTTGGCTCATGTATAATTACTCTACTTTCATACATCTATATCATCTCTACCATACTGAGAATCCCATCAGCCAAAGGACaacagaaagccttctccacttgTTCTTCTCACCTTGCTGTTGTGATTATATGGTATGGCTCgaccatttttctttttgttaagcCATCTGCCCGGAGCTCATTGGAGCTGACCAAAATAGTTACCATCCTGAACACTATTGTGACACCCTTGCTAAATCCTTTCATTTATGCTCTGAGAAACAGGGAGGTGAAGGAAACCTTGTACAATGTATTCCATGGGACATGA